In Candidatus Contubernalis alkalaceticus, the genomic window ATTGTCCTACCCTTTCGGGTTTATCTTTTTTCTTGCTTTTATAGAAACTTTCTAAATAAATGCTCCTGTATTGACCATTTAGTATGTAAGCTTTTTAAAGCACCCCCTTTATTCACTAGGGCTTTGTTTTCATTTTTTGTTAAAATACAGTGCATGTTATAACATGATAAATTTTTGGCTCAAAAAAAACTCCCATACTGTAAAGGAAGGGGAGTTCAGTTTAAGACATTATGTAAAGTAACAGTAATATGCAATAAAAAAAGCGTCCTAAACAAGACGCACAAAAGCATATTAACCGGCTCATTTATGAGCTGCCTTTATGATTCTCCTTTCCTCAACGGGAGGCATCGCCGTTTCCAGCAGCACCCTATCGGTCTGTAGCCTTAGGTATAAACCCTTAGAACTGTTAGACTCGGAGTTATGTAATTTCAAACTAATTATAATACGAAGTTAAAAAAAATGTCAACCGGTTTCTTAAGAATTTAGTCTAATATCAGAGATTTTTGTTTCATCCTCCAGCAATTCCAGCAGCCTTTCTCTGCATCTGTCACATAGGGTAATAATCCTTTCACAATTGCAGGCTGTTCCTTTACTGCCCAGGGCGTAAGTTCTGGTGTTGTTGCCTGCTCCGCAGTTATCACATAGATATCTGTTGCATCCATAAAGCTTCAAAATATATCATGCCTCCCTGATATGGGTTTATTTGAATTATTCTCAAGCATTACAGCGAAAAGTTACTTATTATGAACTACATCTCTAAGCCATAGAGACGGTTTCATCCTCCAGGTCTTCGACCTCCGATACGCTCTGGTAAAGATGGAACCGTCCCCTTGACAAAACAGAAAACCGTTAATAAATCATACGGCCCTCGACAAATGCTTTTGTCCTTGGGTCCTGGGGAGAGGTGAATATTTTTTCTGTGTCATCCATTTCTACAATTTTTCCATCGTACAGAAAAATGGTGCAGTCGGTAATCCGTCGGGCCTGAAAAATATTGTGAGTAACTATGATAATGGTAATACCCAGGGTTTTATTCAGCTCTACCACTAGATTTTCAATTACTTCTACATTTGTAGGGTCCAGGTTTGCCGTAGGTTCGTCCAGTAGTAATATTTTTGGATCAAAAGCCACCGCCCGTGCCAGGGCCACCCGCTGTGCCTCTCCTCCGGAGAGGGAAAGTGCCTGCTGATCGGCAACTTCCTGCAGGCCAATTTTTTCTAGCAAAAGAGATACTTTTTTGTGAATTTCTTCCCCGTTTATTCCTCGGGCTTTCAGCCCGTAGGCAATATTTTCCCTCACTGAGGTCTTAAAAAGTGTGGGATTTTGGAATACCAGAGTCATTTTTCTGCGGAAAGATAGAGCAGTAGACCTATTTAAAGGAACTGAACTTTCATTAAAGCTGATGGTGCCGGTGGTTGGTTTAATAAGCAGGTTAAGTAGGCGAAGAAGGGTACTTTTTCCACAGCCACTGGGCCCTATTATCCCGTATATTTTTCCTTCATTGATGGTCATGTCCTGTATGTTTAATACTTCCCGATTATATACTTTAGTCAGGTTTTTTACTTGAATTAGGCCTTTTTTACCAGGGATGACGTCCCCCCCCCTTCTGAAAGCGGTACATAACAGAATTGATAATAAAGAAGATAGTTAATAAAATGATTCCTAGCCCAATTGCCAGTTCAAAATTACCTTTGCTGGTTTCAAGGACGATGGCAGTGGTCATAACCCGGGTGTGTCCCTGAATATTTCCCCCTACAATCATGACGGCCCCTACCTCAGCAATAATTCGTCCAAAACCCGTTACTATGGCGCCCAATAAGGAAACCTTGGATTCTCGAATTACTGTCCAGGCTGTTAGTATTGGTGCGGCGCCTAAGGTAAGGGCGGTTTCCTCTACTTCTTTTCCCTGGCTGCGAATGGCAAGCATAGTTAACCCCACTACGATGGGTAGAGCTAGAAAAACCTGGACTACCACCATAGCTGTGGGTGTATACAGAATACCAAGAGGACCTAAAGGGCCACGCCTGGCAATAAGCATGTAAATTAACAGTCCAGCAACCACTGGAGGCATTCCCATCAGGGTGTACAGTATCCTACTTATGAAACCCGTTTTTTCTTCGGGTCTCATGCCCAGGTAAGTACCCAGGGGAACTCCGATCATAGTGCTGATGATCACTGCCATACCCGAAACAGTTAGGGATAATATTACAATTTCCATGAGGTACGGATCCAGGCTGAATATTAACTTAAATGCTTCTATGATACCTGCTGCAAATTGATTCAAAGAACCACTCTCCATGTATTGAGTTAATATAGTGTTTGTATTTAATATTTCAGGCACATCCCTGGGAAGAACAGAACTTCTCCCTGCAGCTTATAATCGGTAATCATCTGCTGTCCCTCTTCTGACATAAAAAACTCAATTAACTTCAAAGCACTTTCATACTTATTATGAGAGTGTTTTTTCGGGTTTACTGCCATAATACCATACTGATTGAAAAGGGTTTGGTCTCCCTCCAGCAGGATATCAACTTCCAGGGTTTCCTTGAGGGCAATATATGTGGCACGATCCGTCAGGGTGTAGCCCTCCTGTTCATCGGTTATGCGCAGGGTATCCCCCATGCCCTGACCTACAGATTTATAACCTTCTCCGAAATTGGAAATCCCTGCTGCTTCCCAAAGAGAAAGTTCCATGCTGTGAGTGCCGGAGTTATCACCTCTGGAAATAAAAGTATGATTGCCCTGGATTATAGCTTTTAAAGCCTCTTTGACCTCATCAATCTCTTTTATGCCGGCAGGATCTTTAGTCGGCCCGACAATAATGAAGTCGTTGAACATAACATCGTATCTATCCACAAAAAAGCCTTCTTCTACCATTTTTAATTCAGAACTTCGGTCGTGTACCAAAAGAACGTCCACGTCTCCTCCTTTGCCTAGTTCCAGGGCTTGTCCTGTTCCCTTAGGAAGAACCCTGACTTCAATACCATATTTTTCTTCAAAGGCTGGAAGCATATAATCCAGTAGGCCGGAGTCATATGTGCTGGTGGTGGTGGCCAGGAGGATAAACTCATTTGATGCCGGGGCCGAGGCAACCTGTTCACAACCAACCATTGTGCTAAATATTATAATCAGGACCAGCAGGCAATAGGTAAATAACGGAGGGATTTTTTGGTTCCAAAAAATTTTTAAAAGTTTTTCAACAAACACTTTTAATCCTCTCCTTTAATTTAGGGCATATCTGGATGAGTGCTAGTAAATTATTCAACATAAGAAATATTTTTTAATAAAAAACCCCTGCACAAAAGAACAAGGAGCCGAACTTAAAGGCTTTTTATAAAAGTGCTTAGGGAAATATTCAATAAAATAAAAAAGCGCCTAAACAAGACGCACAAAAGCATATTAACCGGCTCATTTATGAGCTGCCTTTATGGTTCTCCTTTCCTCAACGGGAGGCACCACCGTTTCCAGTGACACCCTATCGGTCTAGTACCGTAGGTTTTACCTTTAGGTCTACAAGACTCGGAGTTATTTTTTTTTTTACATCTTAATTATAATACAAATTTTTAAAAAATGTCAACAATAGTCAACTTGTTTTAGGGATTTTTAATTATCTTAAGTTTACTTGATCAAATATTTTTGAATTCATTAATGATCTCAGGTCTATTTTTTAAAAAATTCACAAAACGATTAATAATCAGGAAGGATCCCCAGCTAATATGGTGTTCAATCTGTTCTACCTCTTTTTGTACTTGGTCTTCAATACCCAGCAGCAGAAAAAATTCTTTCAGAGTATTGTGACGGTCCAGAAAGAATTTCCCCATTCTTTTTCCTTCCTCTGTTAATTGTATCATTCCATATTTTTCATAATTCAGCAAAGATTTTTCATGGAGTTTTTTCATCATTCGGGTTACTGATGGAGGCTGCACGTTTAGCTTTTCAGACAGATCATTTACCCGGGTATATCCGCTGGATTGGCTCAGGCGGTAGATCATTTCGATGTAGTCTTCCATACTGGGGGTCAGCATATCTTTGTCCGCTGTTATTTCATAACCCCTGGCAGTGTAAAATTTCTCATTTTCATCTTTCATCTGGTAACCCCCTTAAGGAATTAATATGCAGGAAATTATTTATTCATGTCTACAGGTTCTTACAGGTAGACAAACACCAAAAATGTCGTTACTTAATATAATGATTTTAGCTAAAGTATTAGCCGGGGTTAACATTTTTTCACACCGCTATTTTTTTTGGATAAACAGAATAAGGAGGCTTAAAAAAACATGGAAGTTAAAGTAAAAGTAAACAATTTAACTGTATCTTACAGTGGAAAAAAAGTTTTTGAAAACATATCTTTTTCTGTGGGAGCCGGCCAGTTAGTGGGCATTATCGGTCCTAATGGTGCTGGCAAATCAACCCTGTTGAAGTCTATTTTGGGCCTGATGGCCATAGACCGGGGAGAAGTTAAGATTTTAAACGGTTCAGTTGGCAGCGCCCGCAGAAAAATTGCTTATGTTCCTCAAAGGAACGACATCAACCTGGATTTCCCTGTCTCTGTTGAAGATGTAGTGATGATGGGCCGTTTTCCTCATTTGACCTGGTGGGGAATGCCCAGGAAAAATGATCGAAAGGTGGTGACGGAAAGTTTAGAAGAAGTTGATATGATTGCCTATAGGCATCGACAGATCGGTCAGCTTTCCGGTGGACAGCTGCAGAGAGTTTTTTTAGCCAGGGCTTTGGCACAAGAAGCGGAGCTCTTTTTCCTCGACGAACCTTTTGCCGGAATTGATATGTCTTCAGAAAGTATGATCATGGATCTTCTAAAGGGTTTGCGGGACCAGGGGAAGAGCATCTTTGTAGTACACCATGACTTAAGTAAGGCAGAAATATACTTCGATACTCTGGTTCTTTTAAAGAATCGTCTAGTGGCATTTGGCAGTAAAGATATGGTTTTTCGGGAAGAGACTCTGAGGGAGGCATATGAAGGTAGGGTATCTACTTTTTCTGGTTCTGACAAACTAATGGTGGTTAACGGATGATGGATAGCCTACATTTTTTTATAGACTCTCTGATGAACTATAGTTATTTACAGAATGCTATGGCAGGTGGGATCATGGTTGGAACCATCTGTGGATTCATTGGTTGTTTTATTATACTTAGGGGAATGGCTCTGATGGGTGATGCAATTTCCCATGCTGTTCTGCCAGGCGTTGCTGCAGCTTATATCTTTGGTTTTAGCATCTTTATTGGAGCGGTCATTACGGGTGTTCTAACCTCAATAGCAATAGGTTATATTACTCAAAACAGCAAATTAAAGGATGATACTGCTATTGGCTTGATGTTTACCTCCGCCTTTGCGTTGGGAGTGATTTTAATTACCCTGCAGAGAGGAACCGGGGTAGATCTGTGGCATATACTATTTGGTAATGTGCTGGCAGTATCCCGGGAGGACCTTATGCTGATATTAATTATAGGGCTTTTGGTGGTGGGCTGTATTTTCCTTTTTTATAAACAGATTCTTTTAAGCACCTTCGATCCAATAATGGCTCGTGCTGTGGGAGTTCCCACCAATATTATTCACTATCTGATGATGCTTCTTCTTTCACTGGTTACTGTTGCCTCTCTTAAAACGGTAGGAATTGTCCTGGTGGTAGCCATGTTTATTGCACCGGGTGCTACAGCTTATTTGTTAACAGAACGTCTGCCTTCTATGCTGGCTTTATCCGCTGTGTTTGGTATTGTTTCAGCAGTAACGGGAGTCTACCTTTCTTTCATTTTTGATGTGGCCACTGGAGCCTCCATCGTAATGGTTGCTTCACTTCTTTTTGCTTTGAGCTTCTTCTTATCACCAAAACAGGGGCTTTTAGTGCAAAAATATCGGGTTTGGAGGGCAGGGGTATAGAACCAATTGAATAATTTTAGAGATGGAAAGTTAAGGTATTAGCAAATTTAAAAATATTATTGGAGGTCATATCTTGTTAAAAAAGAATGTTATTACAACCTATCTTATTTTATCTTTAATTATTGTATCCTTAGGGTTAGGGGGCTGCGGGAGCTCATTAGAACAAAACGGGGAATTAAAAGAAAAGCATTTGAAGGTGGTTACCAGTTTCTCTATCTTGGCAGATGTAGTGGAAAATATAGTAAGAGATCGAGGAAATGTCCAATATATTGTTCCTATTGGTGAAAACCCTGAAGATTACGAACTACTGCCGGGAGAAATGAGGATGGCCACCGATGCCGATATAATATTTATTAATGGTATGGGCCTGGAGGGGAGTATGAAGGATGCGTTTGCAAGGGTAACAGAAACTCCTATAATTTCGGTCACAGCAGGAATTAAAGCAATCCCCCTGGAAGGAGATGATGCTCCGGACCCCCATGCCTGGCTAGATGCCGTAATAATGATGAAATACGTGGAAAATATAATGGAGTCTATTATAGAACTGGACCCTGGTGGAGAAAGAGCATACAGAGAAAACACGGCAGATTATTTGCTGCAGTTGGAGGAACTGGATGCATGGATTCGAAGTGAAACAGTAGAAATTCCAGAAAATAATCGGGTTATCGTAGTTAGTGAAAATGCTTACAAGTATTACGGAGAAGCGTACGGTTTTCAAACTGAGGGCATTTGGGAATTGAACTCCCATGAGGAGGGGACTCCTCAGCAGATTTCCCGAGTGGTAGAATTGGTTAGAAATAATCAAATACCTGCTTTGTTTGTGGAAACCACAGTGGATCAGAGATACATGGAAACGGTCTCCCGGGAGACCGGGGTTCAAATAGCCGGGGAAGTATTTACAGATGCTCTGGGTCCAGCAGGCAGCGGTGCGGAAACCTATATTGAAATGATGAAATATAATACACGATTATTTGTGGAGGGATTAAAAAACTAATCTATTTTACCTTTCACTGTACTTTCCCTTTTAAGAGGTGGACTTTTAGATAGATTTAATTGTAAGTTCAGCAAGGGTTTTTATATTTATTAAAAAAGGTGACCTTTTTAATTAAGTGGCCACCTTTTTTTTATGGTATTTTTAAAAAAAATAATTTGTTATTGATTATTACTTTTTTCTTCTCCCTCTTGTATACCATCAGTGATAGCCTGGTTGACTTCTTTCATAAACTCATTTAAATCTTCTTGAGCCTGGACTAAATCTCTTAAAGTTTGATTTCCATGCATTTTCTCTCTCAGGGCATTAAATTTAGTCATCTGCTCCTGGTTAGGCTGAACGCCCATTCTTTGTGCTGTTTCAAGCTCCTGCTGCACTTCTTGTACATTCTGAATAATTTCCTGAGCCGCCGGGTCTTTTGAAAGATTCTCTTCCTTAACTTTTAATTCCAGAAATTCTGAACTGTTTCTTATTTCTCGACCCAGTTCTTTTGCTTTTTGTATTGAAGACAAAAAATTCCCTCCCATTTCTGTTATAAAAACAGCTTATTTATTATTATCTTCTTTATATACCTACAATATCCTTTTCAAAAGGCAAAATAATATGATAACTTTTAAGACAAAAAAAGCTGCTGATATTTAATCAGCAGCTTTTTTTGTCTTAAATGGCAGTTTCTATTATTTTATATTCTTTTTTTATAATACTAATTCCACCAACTAGAGTTAGGGGTCTTTTTTCTCCTTTTAAATTAAAAGTATTCCTAATACAGCAAATACCAGCAGGCCAAGTTTACAAGTGTTGCAATGATAAACCATCCAATAACGGGTATTATAACTCTTACAAAACTAATGGTAAAAGCACCGATGAAATGAGTAATCCTTCAAAAAATATTACTTAAGATGGGTTTTTCCCTATCTTTTATCCGATGTACCATCCTCCTGGTTAGACTGACCTCTACTAATGCATCTTCTTTCTGTTCAATATTAACTAGTCTGGCCAGCCTAATAAAAGCATGATCCAATTGGTCAATTTCTCTATGGTCCATGAGAGGGTTCCACCATAAGATAGCCCGTTCCCATTTATCTTGTAGGTTTTCTATTAAATGTGTTGATTCTTCCCATTGGTCTTCTTCAATTCTTTGTTCAAGCTTATCAAGAGTAGAAGTCAGTTCTTCTGAAATTTGTGAAACTTGAAAATAAGTATAGAAAGAAAAAACTAGTAATAACGCAAGCAGTAAAGCCATTCCCATCATTATTTTCAAAATAATCGCATCCTTTATTTTGTAGTGATTAAGTGATAATATAAGTATTTCCTAATCATTACAAAATAATCGAACCATTCTTTTCTATGAATATTGCCCCGTTAGATAGATTTAGGATAATTTTTTGTTTGACTACATGAATCCTCCTGCTATGAATTGGTTTAAAGAAGATAACCCATATATAAGCAGCAGGTAGAATGCTTTATAGCCCAGTACTGCTGCTGCAGATTTCTTTTTTGACAAACCATAGACGATAGAGAAACCAACAATTAACAGGATTACATTCCACAGAACAAAAATATCCGCTTGATTATGTAAAACACTAGTTGCGGATGCAAATTCGCCAGTGGAAAAAAACCAAATAGTTTTAAAAACTTCCCGTAAAAATAAAGGAATCCAGGATAACCCTAAAACTGCCAGGGTTTTAGAATATTTAGCTTCTCCTCCCATCAAGTTAAATACCAGGGTGAGTATTCCCCCCATAATCAACCAGCCGAAAATAGTGCCTATTATACCTCCAATGATAAGAAATGAAGAAATGATTGTAGTAAATATTCCGCTGGTCAGCATTTCTTCGGTCTGGGCTAAACCTTCTTCGGTCATCCCTTCCATTCCCCGTACTTCTTCTAATGCCGCCTCTGTGTCTCCCAATACGGAGGCACCAATCCAACCCGTAAGAAATCCAGCTGCAGCCATTATGATAATTGAAAAAATGATAATTCTTTTGAGGTTTATATTCTCAAAGGCTCGGGATGGCTTAAAAAAAATGTTCTTTAAGCTGCTGCTCAAACTTTGTTGTTCATTTTCTTGTTCTATCATAATTTCTTCTTTCATATTAAATCACCCTTCCAAGTTTCTTTATTAATCGTGCCTGATAGCCTCCAGAGGGCTTAATTTCATGGCTTTTATAGCAGGGTAAAGGCCGGACCCCATGCCAACTACTACAGCAAAAATCAAGATAAAAACCACCAGACCCGGAGGAGTTGAAATCAGTTGAATGGAATCTCCTCCCTGAGAGGTTATATAAATATTTGCTCCAAAGTTTATTATCTGACCAAAAATCCAGCCGCAGAAAACTCCAGCAAAGCCCCCAATCAGTCCAATAGCCAAAGCCTCCAGTATAAACATGTTTCTGATGTCGTTCAAAGATGCACCTACAACCTTCATTACCCCTATCTCCCGGGTTCTCTCGTATATGGACATAAGCATGGTATTTACGATACCCAGGGAAGCTACCACCAAAGCGATGGCTCCGATAGATCCCAGTAAAATCTGCAGGATACGAAAGATTGTATTCATTGAGTCTAGGATCTGTTTCAGTGAAAAGATGAAGAATCCTCGGGATTGAAGCTCCTCAGTTACGTAGTCTACCTCCTGGGCAGTGGTCACTTTTACCTGAACCCGGTCATAACCATCCCTGGAGAAATTTATTTCTTCACCCATAGACCACAAATACATTTCCTCCGCCATTTCCAGGGGAATAAGAATGGAATAATCGTTGCTATCTCCTCTTTCTTCCAGGGTTCCCGAGGAGGTCATACGGAAGTTTTTACTCTCTTCTTCGGTCTCGTTAAAACGGGTGACATTTACCTGAAAGGATCCTCGTTCTAGCAGTGTTTTAGCCTGCCCCATACTTTCATGGACTTTACTTCCTATAAGCACTCCCCGGGGCTGTCTATCAATTTCTCTTCCGTCTTCCAACCGAATGCCGAATTCCCTTAAACTGAGGAAATCCATCCCTACAAAATCCACATGAAAGGACTGACCACGAATTTCAATAGAGGCCATGTAAACCTGGACCATGGGGGAAACAGCCTCCACTCCTTCTATTCTTTTTATATCTCTAATAGCTTTACTGTCTAAGGGATAGTCGGGCTGACTTCCTCCTCCGAAAAAGAGCTGTCCTTCTGTTAGGCTATAACCGGGCATTACTTCAAGGACCTGAAGGTCGGCTAATTGAGAGAATTCCCGGGTAACGTTGTCCTGCAGCCCCACTCCCAAGGAGACCATGGTCATTATAGCTCCTGTCCCAATGATAACTCCAATCAGCGTTAATATCGTTCGAAGTTTGGTTCGCCAAAGATTTCCCCAAATAAATAATATTAGTTCTAATCTAAACATATGCTTTACCCCAAACCAAAGATTCTTCTAAAGAAACTGCCGAAAGAACTAAAAAAGCCATTTCCTGAATCTTCCCCTTTTTCCGGTTCTGAATTTTCTTCTATCTGTGTTACCGTTATTTCTTTTTCAAGGACAGAAGACTGTTTTTGATTCATGGAATCCAGGTAGGATACTTCAATAGTTACCCGGTTTTTTCCCGACTTTAGTGCTTGTCCATTGGCTGAAAAAAAGTCCATATCTCCCGGGTTGAATGTACCTAGAAAATAGGCTGATGGATAAAAATCAATATCTCCCGATATTGTTAACAGGACATTTTCCAAGGGATAACGTCCTCCGTTTACCACTTCTCCTTCCAAAGTGACATTTTGGGGACCTACAACCTCTAAGGGCAGCATAACATTATGTAAGGACATGGCACTTTCTCCTGAGACGATGATTCCAGATACATGGCGGGACTCATAATGGATTCCCTGATGATTCCAGTATTCAAGATTGTAAACAAGGTTATACAGGCCGGGCTCTAAATCTCCTGCTGTAATCATGGTGATTTCTTCCGAAGCCTCTTTATTAGCATCTATTCGGCCAAAATGTATGGTATTGGTTTTTTTCAAAGGAGAGAACCCTTCCAGGGTTTCCTGGCCTTCTATCGAATCCAGAGTTAAGTTGATTCGACGGGCTGACTGGTTGCCGTGGTTATTTAACGTTATTTTCAAGGTAAATTCACTGCCGGAGGTTACCGGATGCGGCTCGGTTTCCACTGCGTCAATAAGTACCACCGGACGGTTTACGGAAGCTTCTGCCGGCAGGGCAGGCATAATTAATAACAAAATGATAGCGAGAATTGCAGCAATCTTTTTCTTCACTTAACTTACCTCCTCAATTTTTTGTACCTGGCCGTCTCTTAAGTAAATTACTTTGTGAGCAAATTCTGCTACCTCTATGTCATGGGTAGCTATTACTATAGTTTTTTTTCGTTCCTGGTTCATCTTTACTAATATCTTCACAATTTCTTCCCCCGTTTTGGTGTCCAGGTTGCCTGTGGGTTCATCCGCCAATATTATCGGGGGTTCTGTCACCAGGGCCCTGGCAATGCTGACCCTCTGTTGCTGTCCCCCGCTAAGTTCACTGGGCTTATGGGTCATCCGGTCGGACAGTCCTACCAACTCCAGAACCTCTATGGCTCTCTTCCGCCTTTCCTTTTTGGATACTCGGGCAAAAAAAAGGGGAATTTCTACATTTTCCAGGGCATTATACTGGGGGAGCAGATTGAAAGATTGAAATATAAAACCGACATGATTTCTTCTAAATAGGCTCAGCTGATTTTGATCCAACCGGGTTATTTCTGTATTTCCAACAGTTATGCATCCCTCTGACGAAGATTCCAATCCACCCAGGAGGTAAAGTAGTGTAGATTTACCGGAACCTGAAGGTCCCAGCAGGCAGGTTAGGTCTCCTTTTTCAATGGAGGTGTTAATATCTTTTAATGCATACACCTTGGTGTTCCCCATGGGATATATTTTAGTGACATTATTGATGGCTATTTCCTGCAGTATGAGAACCTCCTCTTCCATTTATTCACATAATTATATGTATTTTCGTTTATTCCCTATTAAATACCTGCTTATTTTCAAATATTACCTTAAAATTTTCTTTTATTTAAATATAATATAGCAATTAATGTAAAAGATTGATTTTCTCTCACCAATTCGGCACAAAGAATGTTTTGGCACATTATACTGCTTATTTTAAGGCATAATATATAAATAAAGAGGTGATTAGCTGAATGGAAATTCAACGGGCAAGAGAAATTATTTCTGCTCCAGAAAAAATTGAAGTTCATTTTGACGGTACTCCAGTTTGGATTGAAGATATTAAGAACGATACAGCCAATGTTACGGTTATGGGAACATGTAAGTCTATGGAAGTTCCCGTTTATGAACTGCAGGAAAAAGGAATTATGTTAGAGTAAAGGGCAGCGTTTTCGCTGCCCTTTAGATTAGAGATAAATTCTTAATTTGAGTTGTAAAAATAACAGGCTGCTTATTATTTTAAACTCACCTTTTTTTTCTAAAGGAAGAACAGAAGCGGTAAAAGGAAATGGTGTTTATAATTTTACTGCTGTTCCAAACACAATTATCTCCGCCATATTGGAACCAATTTGAGCTGAAGAAAAACGGATGCCAATAATAGCATTTGCGCCCAGTTGTTCTGCTTCAGAAACCATCTCCGCCACGGCTGCATCTCTCACGCTGCTGAAAAGCTCTTCGTATTCACTGATATCTCCTCCAAAAATATTTTTAAAAAAGGCGATAATATCTTTTCCCAGGTGTACTGCTTTTACCTTATTACCCCTTACGATTCCTAACACCTCATAATCTGTTCTTAAGTCAGTTGTGGTTAATAACATTTTTAATTCCTCCCTCTATAAATTGAGTTTTTTCTTTCATTTCCTCACCTATTTTTAGAACTCAAAACTAACAATTATTTAGAAGTCCTTTTTTTAATTTTTTTAATAAAGTATTCTTATCTCTAAAAAATCATTTTATGATTAAGGTTCTTTTTTTTCAAATAGTTTAAATCCCATATAATACATACCCCCTATAAGTAGAAGGATTATTATTAAAGATGTAAAAGGAAAGCTTCCTTCTAACATATATTCTGAAGCCGTCATATGATGAAAAACTGAAAGAAAGTATGTTTTTTGGAACCACCCCGGTACGGCCAATAAAAAGAGAATGAAGGCCGACAACAGCCCAACCTTTACAGGTTCATCCAATACTGTAGAAATTAGCATTGTTAGGGTGAGTACAAAGATAAAGCCAATTAGAGTAACTATTGTGGATATGAAAAGTTCTCCAGGAAGTATTTGATATCCCATAATCAGTGAAACAATATATAGAAGCGCTGTGGAACCCAAAACTATAATCCCAAGACTGATAGCCGCTGTAGCGAACTTAGTTAGATAGAGAGAAGCTCTGGACATAGGTTTAGCCAACAGGAATTCCAATGTTTTTGATACTTTTTCCCCTGCAATAAGATTCATGCCCATGATTATACCTAAAATTGTACCGATCTGATATAGGTTTTTCCCGTTCCATTGACTCCAGGTATAAATGCTGTAATTTTCTAAAAATCTATCAAAGCCTTCAAGTCCGGGAATTTGGGGAAATAGATCAACTAATTCTTTTACGTACGTAAAGGTTAGGGGAATACTAACGGCAGTTATGATTAAAATAATGAGGCCGACTATTATCTTCCATCGAGATTCCCTAAGTTCTTTCTTAAACAGTGACTTGTTAAACATCAGTGTCACCTCCCACATAATCCATAAAAAGATCTTCTAGGTTTTGGTCTATTATTTCTAACAGGAAGTGAGGAATTTTCTTGCAGTCTTCAAATATATCTTCAAAATGATCATCGATAAATATTAAATATCCGTTCCCT contains:
- a CDS encoding COG1361 family protein, which gives rise to MKKKIAAILAIILLLIMPALPAEASVNRPVVLIDAVETEPHPVTSGSEFTLKITLNNHGNQSARRINLTLDSIEGQETLEGFSPLKKTNTIHFGRIDANKEASEEITMITAGDLEPGLYNLVYNLEYWNHQGIHYESRHVSGIIVSGESAMSLHNVMLPLEVVGPQNVTLEGEVVNGGRYPLENVLLTISGDIDFYPSAYFLGTFNPGDMDFFSANGQALKSGKNRVTIEVSYLDSMNQKQSSVLEKEITVTQIEENSEPEKGEDSGNGFFSSFGSFFRRIFGLG
- a CDS encoding YbjQ family protein, which translates into the protein MLLTTTDLRTDYEVLGIVRGNKVKAVHLGKDIIAFFKNIFGGDISEYEELFSSVRDAAVAEMVSEAEQLGANAIIGIRFSSAQIGSNMAEIIVFGTAVKL
- a CDS encoding ABC transporter permease; translation: MFRLELILFIWGNLWRTKLRTILTLIGVIIGTGAIMTMVSLGVGLQDNVTREFSQLADLQVLEVMPGYSLTEGQLFFGGGSQPDYPLDSKAIRDIKRIEGVEAVSPMVQVYMASIEIRGQSFHVDFVGMDFLSLREFGIRLEDGREIDRQPRGVLIGSKVHESMGQAKTLLERGSFQVNVTRFNETEEESKNFRMTSSGTLEERGDSNDYSILIPLEMAEEMYLWSMGEEINFSRDGYDRVQVKVTTAQEVDYVTEELQSRGFFIFSLKQILDSMNTIFRILQILLGSIGAIALVVASLGIVNTMLMSIYERTREIGVMKVVGASLNDIRNMFILEALAIGLIGGFAGVFCGWIFGQIINFGANIYITSQGGDSIQLISTPPGLVVFILIFAVVVGMGSGLYPAIKAMKLSPLEAIRHD
- a CDS encoding DUF4363 family protein translates to MMGMALLLALLLVFSFYTYFQVSQISEELTSTLDKLEQRIEEDQWEESTHLIENLQDKWERAILWWNPLMDHREIDQLDHAFIRLARLVNIEQKEDALVEVSLTRRMVHRIKDREKPILSNIF
- a CDS encoding ABC transporter permease, yielding MFNKSLFKKELRESRWKIIVGLIILIITAVSIPLTFTYVKELVDLFPQIPGLEGFDRFLENYSIYTWSQWNGKNLYQIGTILGIIMGMNLIAGEKVSKTLEFLLAKPMSRASLYLTKFATAAISLGIIVLGSTALLYIVSLIMGYQILPGELFISTIVTLIGFIFVLTLTMLISTVLDEPVKVGLLSAFILFLLAVPGWFQKTYFLSVFHHMTASEYMLEGSFPFTSLIIILLLIGGMYYMGFKLFEKKEP
- a CDS encoding ABC transporter ATP-binding protein, which produces MEEEVLILQEIAINNVTKIYPMGNTKVYALKDINTSIEKGDLTCLLGPSGSGKSTLLYLLGGLESSSEGCITVGNTEITRLDQNQLSLFRRNHVGFIFQSFNLLPQYNALENVEIPLFFARVSKKERRKRAIEVLELVGLSDRMTHKPSELSGGQQQRVSIARALVTEPPIILADEPTGNLDTKTGEEIVKILVKMNQERKKTIVIATHDIEVAEFAHKVIYLRDGQVQKIEEVS
- a CDS encoding H-type small acid-soluble spore protein, which encodes MEIQRAREIISAPEKIEVHFDGTPVWIEDIKNDTANVTVMGTCKSMEVPVYELQEKGIMLE
- a CDS encoding Yip1 family protein gives rise to the protein MKEEIMIEQENEQQSLSSSLKNIFFKPSRAFENINLKRIIIFSIIIMAAAGFLTGWIGASVLGDTEAALEEVRGMEGMTEEGLAQTEEMLTSGIFTTIISSFLIIGGIIGTIFGWLIMGGILTLVFNLMGGEAKYSKTLAVLGLSWIPLFLREVFKTIWFFSTGEFASATSVLHNQADIFVLWNVILLIVGFSIVYGLSKKKSAAAVLGYKAFYLLLIYGLSSLNQFIAGGFM